The window tcaaattaaagctgaaatattgtattttatgaatttagtatagaataaataagtttgataataaaaatttttagaaaaaaatttttgaacctaaatttgtaaaattgaggttggttcgaatatgtcaaaaatggtgaagatttaaaaaatcgctgagaTCTTATTTATGGGAGTTAAGAAATaagttatgtctcaaattaaagctaaaatattctattttatgaatttagtatagaataaataagtttgataataaaaatttttagaaaaaaatgtttgaacctaaatttgtaaaattgaggttggttcgaatatgtcaaaaatggtgaagatttaaaaaatcgctgagaTCTTATTTATGGGAGTTAAGAAATaagttatgtctcaaattaaagctaaaatattctattttatgaatttaatataaaataaataagttttataataaaaattttaattttgaacctaaacttgtaaaataacctcaataatgaaaaataattttcatatcaaattaaagctaaaaaacTTCTTGGAGCACAATATAGGTAGATTGAAAGAGTTTTAATAATAGAGTACTTGGCCTAGCGACATTCAAcagatacaaaaataaacgcggaaaactaaaagtaaacGTAGCAGTTCGTTTGAGTTTAAAATTCTCGCAGCGACTTCTCTCGGTCTCAGTTTGAGTCGAGATATCCTACTGAAATGGCTTCCGGTGTGAGTCGAGTTATACTGCGGTGTGAAGATGCCATGGAGAATCAACTTTTAGGTACAATTTCATCAATCAAATTAGAGAAGTGCTAATTATAGAGATAAATCCACCTATTTGGGTGAATATCTTATTTTAAGTGTAGATTTCTTTGTTTCTATCTCTTATTAGAGTTTACTCCACTCTAATCGAGCTAAAATCGTCAGATATGGGACATAATCGGATGACTCACCTGACGTTTATTCCGTAATTGCGTTTTCTTGGTATTTAATTTCACTTTATATGgatttataagattttttattacaaaagcgAGTTTATCGCTTCCTTATTCTTTACTGATTCTCAACTTCAAATTGAATTTGTTTCTcacatataaaattatttagattatataaattatttttatgtaacaCAAAGTATGcaagaattaattgaaacaaaGAACCAGGAAATGTtacataacttttttttttggggaattttatttgaatgaaCCGAAAAAAAAGTTTCCTGTAATTGAAATTAACAAAGATAAACTGCCGAAAACTTTCCGGACGTTGATTAAGTAGATCACAGTAGATCATTTTGGTTTAATTgaaacttttactttttgtaataacaagatttcttaatttaatttttatttcttttttagatCTCTCAGAATGCGAATTAATGCAAGTTCCGGACGCAGTTTACCATCTAATGCGACACACCGAATTAAAATCTTGCGATTTAAGTGGAAATGTAATAACGAAAATCCCGCCAAAGTTCGCCGTTAAATTTAGCTTAATTTCCGCATTAAATTTATCTCACAATCAAATGTCGAAACTTCCTGATGAAATCGCCGATTTGGGATCATTACAAAGACTCGACATTTCTCATAACACCTTCATCTCTCTACCATCGGCAATCTTTAAAGCACCAAAATTGGAATTGTTAAATGCAAGTGATAATCACATTGCGGATGTGGACGTTGAAGAAATCAAAGAGGCACCGTCATTGATTGCGTTGGATTTGAGGAATAATCCGTTGACGGTTCGGTGTCATGATCAAATCGCTCAAATTACTGAAATTCAGGTTGATTTGACGCCGCGACAAAGAGAAGATTGGGAAGatcttaatatttaaattaatttaaaattaaagaaaatgtaagaaAATTCACTGCCAAAAGTGTTAAAACACAAAAGGTAGCTGTctttaatgtaaatttttttctagttttttaataagaaaaaattaatatttgtatttttataaataaaataggcCTATTAATTAATGGTCTCGATTTAAGTATTAAGTTATTTACGTACTTAACTAAAAAACGCAGTGTCTTGTATACCTACTATGTTTTAGACTTTTTACTCAGGGACAGTTTTTTCAGTTTAGTGCAGATTTCTTTGTGATTAATGATTAAACCTGATTTGGTgctaaaatgttttttttataaccagaatttgtaaaaaaataaattaattgttgtGATATTTATATTTGGAAGAAAAGCTGGTCCCCTTTTCGCTATTTTACTTAACTAAATAGACTTgtgtgtttaattaatttgtactATATTATTTTGTCTATTAAGCATTTGATAATtacttatattattattttgattgtcCTGGCTTGGTCATCTAgtcattttgtgatttcgccGATGATTTAAAAGAGTCCTCTATGCATTTCTGatgatgtaaaataaaataattataaataaaacaagtatttgaaaatcaatttaggtttttatttcaaacttaaattaactaatatagcttaaaagattttaaaataatcaccGAGATCTtattatgtctcaaattaaagctgaaacattctattttatgaatttattaaacaataaaatgtttgataataaaaattaaaaaaaaaaacttgtaaaattgGGGTTGGTtcgaatatgtcaaaaattgtgaagatttaaaaaaatcgctgagatcttatttttgggagttaggCATTaagttatgtctcaaattaaagctgaaacactctattttataaatttggtataaaacaaataagcttgataaaaaaatttaaaaaaaaaatgttttgaaccTAACCTCGTAAAACTGAGGTTGGTTCGATTATGTCAAAAATggtgaagatttaaaaaaatcgctgagatcttatttttgggagttagaCATTAACTTATGTCTCAaaataaagctgaaacattctattttatgaatttggtataaaataaataagcttgataataaaaattttaagaaaaaaatgtttgaaccTAAACTTGTAAAACTGAGGTTGGTTcgattatgtcaaaaattgtgaagatttaaaaaatcgctgatATCTTATTTTTGAGAGTTAAGAAATAAGTTATgcctcaaattaaagctgaaacattctattttatgaatttggtataaaataaataagcttgataataaaaattttaagaaaaaaatgtttaaacctAAACTTGTAAAACTGAGGTTGGTTcgattatgtcaaaaattgtgtagatttaaaaaatcgctgatatcttatttttgaaagttaagaaataagttatgtctcaaattaaagctgaattTGATATAGAGAACGAATAAGTTcgataacaaaaataactagaaaaaaatgtttgaatctAAACTTATAAAATTGAGGTTAGTCCAAAcatgtcaaaaattatgaaaatttccattttatgAGTTTAATATAGAATATCTAAGTTTGTGGCataccaaattaaattaaatttgctttaattatcttaataatctcaaaattttcatCATGAAGATTTTCAGTAATATTATAATGATCAATTccttttattgtaattaattcaGTACTTTTCCCACCGttttttaaaagatcataaatttgttttgattgATCTATAAATCCAGGACAATCTTCCGTTCCtacacaaataaaaaatttaatttcgtcattaaaatcatcataactttgaaaaattgGACTTAATTCTTTAGCTTtgttcttatttaattttaatacattattataagAAGTTTCAAGAATCTCCTCCAAATTATAAATACCACCCAATAAAAAGAATCctttaaaaatcttcttttgattttgttttaaagttttaaataaagatatcatTGAAATTATACTTATTTGTGCTCCAGCTGAATGACCGGATATTCCTACacatctaaaatttaatttattaaaatatataattaggAAAGATAAGTTTACCTAGATCCTTTTTCGAAAGCATaactaaaacatttatttaaagcaaaagaaacatttttaatgatttcctCAACCATACACTCAGGACTTAAAGTATATCcgataataatagttttaattccatttttatacaaacttTTAACAGGGTAAcgagatatattttttgttacaacttcGTATTGCCAATATCCACCatggataaaaattaaaattggtgCATCTACAAATAAAAAGTCACAAACgcttattgttaataattttgtttgaattttaCCATCGGGTAAATCAGTTCCAAATAAATCAAACTTTTCTCTTTCTTTACCACCGTAAGTTATGTTAAGACTACAAGGTATTTGTTCTTTGAGTATTTCTTCtccaactaaaataaaattaaaaaagtacaatcaataaataattataatctaataattactttttgttgaaacttcaatatatttatttacagcATCTTCTTGAGAATATCTTGATGTCCAAAAAGAAGGTGAAAATCTTCTTTCTATTTCTTTAGACATCATTATTTACTttagatttttgttttcattttagtAGTTGGCAATTCTTGAATAATACCCCCTAAACGTTAAACTGACATCCCTTATAAATGGAATTTCTAATTATAGTACTAATCGAATTTGAGATGTAACTTGAGTATGATCAGGTCAAAGTcgaaataactaaataaattaatggaTAAATCAAAACATTGTAACTTGAAATCTCTAAGAAATCTGTATATTCATTTgcgatttattaaagtttactttattattaagttgGCAATTCGATGATAGATGTcactttataataattatactttttgaattatactaaaaatttaaaagttaacctcaagaatctaaaacaaaactaaatcAATTAACAGGAAGTAGTGTAATTACTGTCTAATTGTCAactaaattgtttttgtttaagttgtactatactctgtttttaaaccaggaggagtaaacgcgaaagtcagattcacactaggaaaaatcaccagaaaatatcactagatattttggcggtaaatttaaattaataattattattatttatttatttacttattattgtatttattttcgtttgttatcgtcaacactaaacatacaaattaacattgaagttatgagtgtatttatttcaaaatataataaagaagggtttaagaacacaaaatttacaataatgacacgaaactgtcgaattgtcaataacctaaccttcaaattcaaaatcaaaattcaaaattcaaccaatcacgtgcaaggtcaatctggtgacaaatttaaaatactcctcctggtttaaagacagagtataattgccaaagaaaacttcaaggtataattaatgtttgtaaacaaaactaaccttacctaacattccttcacgctataattgacattacaaaagaaaacttcacgctataattgccattacaaattgccaaagaatacttcatggtataattaatgtttgtaaacaaaactaaccttacctaacattcagcgtctgaagacacagggctaaacccgaaacttaaaaatataacaaatttgacaaatttaaaatactcctcctggtttaaaaacagagtatagccGTTTTTATCTCTAGTCATGGTTACAGACGACTGAATACTGTTACTGGAAGAATAAGCATTGCTGATAGGAGACTACATACTGTTGACAAAGAACTAGATACTTCTCCTGAATTGCTACATGAGCCGTAATTGTACTTAGATGGAACCAACAACGTATTGCAATGCAACCCAAGCTTTAGATATTAAAACCCAAAACTGGGAATGTGATGAGAAGGGTAATAGTGTAATGGAGTTAGGAGGTAATCCATAAAAGAGAGATGGATAAATAAATGAAGAACAATATTGTGGATAAAGTTAAGTATTTGTATGTGTTATGGGTAAAAACATAACTATGTATTATAAAGATGTCTTAGAATGTGTTAACATATACGAGCGATGTTGAGACACGCTATGGACTAGAAATAGATTTGTTACTGAGTTGCTTGAAAATTCCCTGGAATATCCCAGGAATAAAACGAACCGAGAGAACGATAGAAGTATAATTGGTTATGTATTCGAGTCGAAAAATCGAACATGAAAATAGCTTCACCCTGGTTTCATTGTGAAAATCCGCCGAATCGAAATATCACGCGCGCAACAGCCCGTAACAAATAATGGAAATCATCCCCTTTATAGAAAgggttatagttgattttcgGGGATTCGCCGAGGTCGTCGTCTTCAGAATTAAACCCCTTCATTGTTTTGTCGTTTACGCAGCTTTGAGTAAATAATAGGTTTGAACTTAAACGgatttgataaatatttttcgttgattttcttttcgtttGATATTGAAATATCTCGTATCTTTGGGCGCCCATCGGCGATACCATCTACGCCGGGAAATTGCGCGAAAAACAAACGTCGCGAAAATTTATCGCCATCACGTATTTCCCTCATTTCCCTCCTCAGTCCATCATTTCCCCCCTTTTCTTCTATAGATGCGTATCTCTTTTCCGGTGTACGTTTAGGGTCACGCGATTTC of the Onthophagus taurus isolate NC chromosome 10, IU_Otau_3.0, whole genome shotgun sequence genome contains:
- the LOC111428334 gene encoding leucine-rich repeat-containing protein 20 isoform X2, which gives rise to MASGVSRVILRCEDAMENQLLDLSECELMQVPDAVYHLMRHTELKSCDLSGNVITKIPPKFAVKFSLISALNLSHNQMSKLPDEIADLGSLQRLDISHNTFISLPSAIFKAPKLELLNASDNHIADVDVEEIKEAPSLIALDLRNNPLTVRCHDQIAQITEIQVDLTPRQREDWEDLNI
- the LOC111428333 gene encoding kynurenine formamidase; this translates as MMSKEIERRFSPSFWTSRYSQEDAVNKYIEVSTKIGEEILKEQIPCSLNITYGGKEREKFDLFGTDLPDDAPILIFIHGGYWQYEVVTKNISRYPVKSLYKNGIKTIIIGYTLSPECMVEEIIKNVSFALNKCFSYAFEKGSRCVGISGHSAGAQISIISMISLFKTLKQNQKKIFKGFFLLGGIYNLEEILETSYNNVLKLNKNKAKELSPIFQSYDDFNDEIKFFICVGTEDCPGFIDQSKQIYDLLKNGGKSTELITIKGIDHYNITENLHDENFEIIKIIKANLI
- the LOC111428334 gene encoding leucine-rich repeat-containing protein 20 isoform X1 — its product is MRPPSQFGDDIGNHPDPAEADPRMGAMMIYTRLAGRAIIRVVGRCNEAQENNKLDLSECELMQVPDAVYHLMRHTELKSCDLSGNVITKIPPKFAVKFSLISALNLSHNQMSKLPDEIADLGSLQRLDISHNTFISLPSAIFKAPKLELLNASDNHIADVDVEEIKEAPSLIALDLRNNPLTVRCHDQIAQITEIQVDLTPRQREDWEDLNI